CTCGCGGTGCCGATCACGCTGCTCGCCGGCTTCGGCTTCGAGTGGCGCGCGCACAAGGACATCCTGCACAAGCGGATGCCGCTGCTCGGCGTGCTCTACGAGCGGCACGAGCTCAGCCATCACGTGATCTACACCGACCGCGACATGGCCATGAAGGGCCCGCGCGAGATGTGGCTCATCCTGATGCCGCCCTACGCGATCGTGCTCGTCTTCTTCACGCTCGTCCTGCCGCTCGCGGTGGGCCTGACGTACGCCCTCGGCACGAACGTGGCCATGCTCGCGACGGCGACGTCGATGGTGTTTTTCCTGTCGTACGAGTGGCTCCACCTCGCCTACCACCTGCCGGACGAGCACCCGATCGCGCGGATCGGCCTCGTCGCCCGGCTCCGCGAGCATCACCGCCGCCACCACGAGCCGCGCCTGATGAAGCGCTGGAACTTCAACGTGACCGTGCCGCTCTTCGACTGGCTGCACGGCACGACGTGGTCGCCCGAGCGGGAGGCGCGGCGGCGCGAGCGGCAGGCCTCGCGGCAAGCGAGCCGCGCCCCCTCCTGAAAAACGTGGTAGGGCTTCGGCCCGTGCAGACGCGCACGCGAAACGCCCTGGTCTTCGCGGCCACCGCGGCCGTGGTCGTCGCGGCCGTCGCGTGGTTGTGGCAAAAACGCGAGGTGGCGCGCCCGCTGCCCGGGACGCTCGACGCGATCCCCGAAGGCGCGTTGCTCGTGGCCACGGCCGACCTCGGCGCCCTCCGGCGCTCGCCGTCCTTCGCGCCCCTGCTCTCCGAGACCCGCGAGATCCCCGGCCTCGGCAAGGTCCGCGACGTCTGCGGCTTCGATCCGATGGCAGGCCTGAACGAGCTCGGCGTGGCCGTGCCGGCGGCGGGTGAAGGCGGCGACTTCGGCCTCGTCGCCTCGGGCACGATCGACCCGGACGCCCTGCTCGCATGCGCGAGCAAGGTCATCGAGGCGCGCGGCGGCCGCTCGGTGGTGAACCCGATCGGCGGGTTTCGCACGGTGCGCGACGCGAGCCTGTCGACGAGCGGCGCGGAGATCGCGGTGCGCGAGGGCGGGCCCGTGTTGCTCGGCGCGGGCAGCTACCTGCGCTCGATGATCGACGCGGCCGAGGGACGCGTGCCCTCCGCGCGCGCCGACAGCGATCACACGAAGCTCGCCGCGGAGGCGGGCCCGGGCGCGTTACGCGTGACCGTGGTGCTCACGCCCGAGCAGCGGCGCACGTTGCTCGAGGAGATCGCGCTCTCCGGCGCGCAGGGCTCGCCGGCGGCGTCGGTCGTGGGCCTGGGCCTCTCGGTCTCGATCGGCGAGCGCGTGGGTTTGTCGGCGGTCGTGGCCTGCGACGCGGCGGCCCCGTGCGCCGAGCTGGCGACGGTCTTCGAGGGAAGACGCGTGGCGCAGGCGGACGACATGCTCGTGCGCCTGATGGGCCTCGGGCCGATCCTCTCGCGGCTCGAGATCGGCGCGAAGGGCCCGCGCATCTCGGCGCGCGTGGACATGTCGACGGACGAGGCGACCGAGCTCGTGACGCGCGTGATCGCGTTGCGCGCTGCGGCAGGACGGCAGCGAGATCCGGTGGACGAACCGCGCGAGCCTCCGCCTCCTCCGCCGACGGCCGCGCCGACCTCGTCTTCCTCTGCGGGCCCGGCGCCGGACAAGGACGTCTTCGGGCATCGCTGAATCTTCCGGACCCGTCCGATTTTCGAGTGCAACGAACGGCGCGGGGCTCGTCTAGACTCGGCGTCCCATGTCTACGCCGAACGAGACCATCCCTGGCCGCCTGTTCAAGCAGGCCGAACGCAGGCCCGACGCGCCTGCCCACCACGTCAAATCGGGCGGCGTGTACCGGCCGAAGAGTTATCGCGAGCTCGCGGACGAGGTCAAACGCCTGGGCAAGGCGATGATCGCGCTCGGCCAGAAGCCGGGCTTCACCACGTGTATCCTCGGCTTCAACAAGAGCGAGTGGGTCGCCTTCGACGTCGCGACGATGGCCGTGGGCGGCGCGCCCGCGGGCATCTACACGACGTGTTCGCCCGAGGAGGTCGCGTACATCGTCCACCACGCCGAGAGCGAGATCGTCCTCCTCGAGGACGGCGGGCAGTGGGCGAAGATCGAGAAGATGCTGGGCGAGCTGCCCCGGCTGAAGCACGTGGTCACGATGCGTGGCGCGCCGCGTATCGATCATCCGATGGTCGTCTCGTACGAGGCCTTCCTCGACAAGGGCAACGACGTCAGCGACGTGGACTTCTTCGCGCGGATCGACGCGCTCGAGCCGCAGGGCCTCGCGACGCTCATCTACACCTCCGGCACGACGGGCCCGCCCAAGGGCGTGATGCTCTCGCACGAGAACCTCGCGTGGACCGCGGACGCGGCGCAGAAGCTCGTCGGCGGCAACGCGCAGGACAGCGTGCTCTCGTACCTGCCGCTCTCGCACATCGCCGAGCAGATGTTCACCATCCACGGCTGCATCACGATGGGCGCCGCGGCCTACTTCGCCGAGGGCATCGACAAGGTCCCGGACAACCTGAAAGAGGTGCAGCCGACGCTCTTCTTCGGCGTGCCGCGCATCTGGGAGAAGTTCTACGCGGGCGTCCAGGGCAAGCTCAAGGAGGCGAAGGGCGCGAAGAAGGCGCTCGTCGCGTGGGCGATGGACGTCGCGCGCGACGCGACGGCGGAGAGGATGCGCGGGCGCGAGCCACGCGGCGCGCTGGGGCTGCAGTACAAGCTCGCGCAGAGGCTCGTCTTCTCGAAGCTCAAGGCGGCGATCGGCCTGTCGCGCGCGCGCACGTGTGTCTCCGGCGCCGCGCCCGTCTCGAAGGAGATCCTCGAGTTCTTCGCGAGCCTCGACATCATCGTCTCCGAGGTCTATGGCCAGAGCGAGGACACGGGCCCGACGACGTTCAACCGGACGAACAACACCAAGCTCGGCACCGTGGGCACCAAGCTCGACGGCGTCGAGGTGAAGATCGGCGAGGACGGCGAGATCCTGGTGAAGGGCCCGAACGTGTTCCTCGGCTACTACAAGGAGCAGCAGGCGACGGCCGACACGCTCGTCGACGGCTGGCTGCACTCGGGCGACCTCGGGCAGTTCGACAAGGACGGCTTCCTGTCGATCACGGGGCGCAAGAAGGAGATCATCATCACGGCAGGCGGGAAAAACATCGCCCCGAAGAACATCGAGGCGGCCCTGAAGAACCACCCGCCCATCGCCGAGGCCGTCGTGATCGGCGACCGGCGCAAGTTCCTCACGGCGCTCGTGGTGATCGATCCCGCAGCCGCCGGCGAGCTCGCAGGGGCACCCGGGGCGGACCTGGCGAAGCTGCGCGAGGATCCCTCGGTGGTGGCCGCGGTCCAGAAGGCCGTCGACAGTGTGAATTCCACGCTCGCTCGTGTGGAGACCGTGAAGAAATTTCACATCCTGGATCGGGCCTTCACGATCGAGAGTGGTGAGCTCACGCCCACCCTCAAACTCAAGCGCCGCGTGGTCCACGACCACTACGCCAGCGAAATCGACCGCATGTACGAAGGCGCGAACGACGCCTGAAGTCGCCGCAGATCCCCCGGGCGAGCCCGCTCCGTGCTAACGGACGGTCGCCATGCACGCCGTCACCTTCGACTTCGGACAAACGCTCGTCGCGCTCGACACGGACCTCACGGCCGCGCGCCTCGCCGAGCGGAGCCTACCGTTTGACCCCCAACGAATCGAGGTCGCCCTCCCCGAGGCATGGCGCGCCTACGATGACGCCATCCACCGCGGGCTCGGAGGGCACCCCTGGAAGGTCTTCATGCGCGCCCTGCTCGAGCAAGCTGCCCCCTCGCCGCTCGGCGAGGAGGCGCTCGCGGACGCGGTGGATTTCCTCTGGTCCGAGCAGCCGCGCAAGAACCTCTGGCGACGGCCGATCCCCGGCATGCTCGAGCTCGCCGACGACCTCAACGACGCGGGCGTGCCCGTCGGCATCGTTTCGAACTCGGAGGGGCGGCTCGCCGAGCTCGTCGCCGAGCTCGGCTGGGACGATCGTTTCCTCGTGATCGCCGACAGCGGCAGGCTCGGCATGGACAAGCCGGACCCCGCGATCTTCGCCTGGACCGCCGCGCGGCTCGGCAAGTCGCTCGATCGGATCGTGCACATCGGCGACTCGCTCGCGGCCGACGTGGAGGGCGCGCTCGCCGCAGGCATGCGCGCCGTGTGGTTCGGCGGAGATCCGAAACGCGCGCTCGGAGAGAAGGCGCGCGTCGCGAGGGACGCGAGCGAGCTCAGGAGGGTGCTCGCCGACCTCGGCGTGCCCGGGGTGGCCGAGCGGGCGCCCGCGCCTACTCGAGCTTCGAACCGGCCTGGATCCAGGCCGCGATCGACTTGATCTCGGCCTCCGTCAGGGGCTCGCCCGAGAGCGGCATGAGCGCCGTCATGTCCGCGCGCCCCTCGCAGTGCGGATCCACCTTGCAGAGCAGGTAACTCGCCGCCGGTTGCCCCGGCACCACACGTTGCGCGCCCGTCTGCACGGAGGGCGCGTTGATCACGTTCGCCAGGAACGTCTCCGCGTCGGGCGTGAGATCCAGGTCCCCCACCTTGTCCGTGGCGTCGTGGCACTTCGCGGTCGCGCACCGCGAGCCCATGAGCGTACGCACGCTCCCCCACGTGCCCGCCGTGTTCGGATCGGGCGCGTCGGGGTCGGTGGGGCAGTCTCCGTAGTCGATCGGATCGAGGCTCGAGAGCTCCCCCGCCTCTGCGTCCGGCTTCATGCCCCGGATCCAGCACCACACCGCCCGCGTCGCGAGCGCGCTCCACGTGCGCTCGATGAGCGGCATGCGCGGGCCGAGCGTGTCCGAGAGCAGCCGCTTGTAGAGGTAACTCCGCCCCGGATCACCCGGCGAGACGAGCGACCACGGCGCGGCCGAGGGATGCGCGCTGCCGTTGCCGTTCGCGTCGCCGACGCGCACGCGATCGAGATCGGTCACGCGCACGTCGAGGAAACCTTTCAGCGCGGCGGGCGCCGCGCCGAGGCCCACGAGCACGCCCGACGGCGTCGGTCCTGGGCTGATCGTCGCGCCGTCGAGGGGCACGCTGAGCACCTCGACGCCCGCGTCGTCGAGCCTGCGGATACGCGTGCCGGCAGGGCCGGTCGACGGCACCGGCGCGCCGAGGACAAGCTCCACAATCGACGGCGGGAAGGCCTCGTTCTGGGCGATGTAGACCTGCAAGATCTCCTGTTCCAACCCGCCGAGCACGAGTTTGTCCCCGGGCCGCTCGCACTCGTCGGGCACGAGGCTCGGCTCGGCCGCGGCGATCTGGCAGGGCGCGTTCACGAGCGCGAGCATGTCCTTCACGGCGCCGAGCTCGGGGTACTGCCGCGACGCGTGGCACACGCCCTGGTTGAGCGAGCACGTCTGCGCGACGCCGAGCTGATGCAGCGCCGCGATGTTCGGATAGATCAGCTCCGCCGGATCGTCGCTCCCGCCCGCGCCGCCGCCGCCTGCGCCGCCGCTGCCGCCTGCGCCGCCGGTCCCGCCCACGCCCGCGCCGCCTTCGCCGCCCGTGAGCATCACGTCCTCGTCGGCCCCGCATCCGGCCAGAAGCGCGAGGGTGATCGAGACAGCGCCGATCACCCTGGCCGCGCGCGACAATCCCATCCGAACCGCCCTTTCCGTTACAGCTTCTTCGCGCTGATCGTACCCGGCCCGCAGGTGATCGTGTACGGCGCGCTGATCTGCCCCGCGACGTACGACACGTAGCCGCACGTACCCTCGTACGAGATCTCCGACGGCGTCAGCTTCGGCACCTCGGTCGCGTCCTTCGCGGGGATCCCGCCGAGCATGAACTGCGGCGCCGCGACGAGGACGCCGCAGAACGAGCGCAGCTTCGCGTCGAGGCCCGTGAGGTTCGTGTCCTCGAGCGTCGCCTGCACGAGCGCCTCGATCTGCGGCTTCTCGGTCGTGGGCTCGACCCACGGCTCGCCGAGCAGGCGATCCTTCAGCGCGATCACCGCGTCGCCCACGGTCGCGCCCGGCGTCGCCTGGGCTCGCGCCACGATCTTGTGGATGAAGTCGTTCCCGCTGAGCGGCTTGCACGCGCCGTACGACGCCTCCCACGAAAGGCGCCCCTGGAAGTCGAGGCCGCGGAAGCCCGGCTCGGCGTCCTTCAAGGCGAAGCCGATCGCGAGCTGGAAGCCCTGCTCCGTGCCGTCGTTCGGATACTCGCTGTAGTGCGGCCACTCCATGGCGCGGTGCAGGCTCCGGCGCAGCGGGCGCGACGAGATCGCGAAGACGCCGTCGGCGGGGCTGTTGCCGCGCCGGCCGAGGTCCTTGTCCGCGATCGTCCACGGATCGAAGATCCGCGGCACCTCGTACGGCGCCGCGCCGCAGCCCTCCTCGGGCGCCTTCAGGTTGAAGGCCGGGTGCGCGAGCATGTCGCTCAAGAGCTCGCGCAACGAGAAGTGCGACGCGACGAACTTCTCCGTGAGCCCCATCAAGATGTCGCGCTGCACCTCGGTGCGCGGGAAGTAGTTCGCGATCGTCAGGCGCGTGCCCATCACCTCGGCCCACACGACGTCGACCACGTTCTGCGCGACCATGTACGCGAACGCTTCGTCCGGATCGGCGAGCACGCCGCCCGGCAGGCGGCGGAGCCCGTGGGCCGCGAGCTGATCCACGCCGCGCTTGAGCGAGCGCTCGAGGTCCCACACGCTGGCGCGGCGGCCCTTGTTCGGGGCCTCGGGCGTGGAGCGGATCGAGCCGAAGTACGTGTCGACGCCGAGCGGATCGTCCTCCGAGGGCACGCGGAAGGTGCCACACGCGTTGCCGTTCCAGCCGTAGGGCGCGCTCCCGCCGCCGTCGCCGACGCCCCAGTAACGCAGCATCGAGATGGCGCGCATCTCGTCCGTGCCCTTCGTCTCTTGCTCCTCGATCGGGTGCATGCCGGCCGAGTTCCCGTAGAGCGCGACCTCGAAGAGCCCCGGCACCGGCCACGCGCGGTTCAGCGCCGGATCGTCGCTGTACGTCACGGAGAACTCGCTGTTGTGGCAGGTCAAGCACACGCGATCGCGGTGCAGGTACGCGCGCTCGAAGATCGCGCCGAAGTTCTGCCGCCGCGCGCGCTCCATCTCGTACTCGCCCACGTTCGCGCCCGAGTACGGCTGCGACATCATCGCGAAGAGGTTCGCGCGGTAGACGGGCGAGAGGTCGTCGAGCTCGATCGCCGACGAGAGCAGGTGGTTCATGGTGAAGGCGAGCGGCGGCGACTTCGCGGTCGCGTCGTTGTCGCGCACGTACGCGGCGAGGCCGCCGCTGTCGAAGGCCGCGGCCGTCGGCGCGCCGTAACACTGCTGCAGCGACTTCGTCTCGATGCGGTTGACCCGCAGCGTGTCCATGAAGAAGTCGCTCCACCGCTGCCGGAAGGCGTCCTCGCGCATGAGCGCGCGCGCCACGATCTTGCGCGCGTTCACGAGGTCGTCGCCGTACGGAGGCAACGCGCCGCCGAGCTCGCCGAACTTGCCGGCGGCCTCGAGGTCCGCCTTGCGGAGCGCGGTGATCGCGTCCGTGTACGCGTTCACCTCGGCCTGGCCCCACGGCTTGCGGCCGCTCACCGCGACGATCGCGCGGCGCACCCAGGCTTGATCACTCGCCTGGCACTCGGTCCACACGTGCTCGGGCGTGTGCGGCCTCGGCTCCTCGCCGCCGCCCCCGCCCTCGCCGCCGCCGCCCGTGCCGTGCACGTCCTCGCCGCCGCCCCCGCCGGCGCCCGGCCCGGTCGGAGGGTCGGGCTCGTTCCCGCCGCCGCTGCACGCGGGCATCACGGCCATCGCGGCCGCGCAGGAGATCACCAGGGTGAGGGCGGGGAGCCCGAAGAGTTGCCTCGTCTTCATGCCACCACCCCCAGTTGCCGCTGCTGCACGAGGAGCGCGGCGTCGATCTCCGTCGAAGCGCCCGGCACGTCGGAGACGTTGAAGCTCTCCTGCGCGAAGGGCCAGATCCCCAGCGAGAGCAGCGCCGCCATGCGGTTCTCCTGCGGCGTCGAGGCGACCACCGCGCGCCCGTCCTCTCCACACGCGCCGAACACGCCCTTGCCGGTGGAGCGCACCGGGCCGCCGATGAACACGATCGGGAAGCCGTACGGCCAGTGGTTCCTCCCCTGGCTGCCTTGCTTGAACGGGCTCCGCCCGAACTCCGTCGTCAGCACGATCAGCGTCTTGTCGAGGTCGATCTTCGCCGGGTTGTTCTCGCCCGGCGCGTTCACCATCGAGAGGAGCTGCCTCAGCGTGTGCGAGAGGTTCCGCGCCTGCGTGAACGAGTTCTCGCCGTGCGTGTCGTAACCGCCGCCGCCGTCGGCCGAGATGAGCCCCGTGTCGACGATGCACACGTACCTCGCGGGCACCGTCGGGTGCTTGAGCAGGTGCGCGGCGAGCTTGAGGTTCATGCTCATCGCGTCGGTGTTCGCGGTGTCGCCGCAGTTCGACCCGCCGATCTTCGTGAAGAACTGCGGCTCGAGCACGCCCGAGATCGCCTGCGCGTTCGCGATCGAGCTCGACGCCGCCTCGAGCTCGCCGAGGCGCGGCGCGCGCAGCGGGTTCGCTTGCCCCTTCCAGCGCAGCCGCTCGTGGTACCGATCGATGTAGCCCTGCATCAGCGCGTCGTACTGCGCGCGGTTCCCCCCGACGGTGCCGCGGGCGAGCAGGCTCGTCAGGTCACCGGCCGCGTCGACCTTGATGGCGAGCGGGCGCGCCGCGCCGGGGTGCATGCCGATCGACACGACGCTGCGCACGTTGTCCGTGGGCAGCCCGTTCGCGCCGTTCGACATCAGCGCGTACGAGTACGGCGCGCGGCCGGCCACGTTCTCGCGCTCGAGGAAGTACCGCTGCACGTGCGCGCCGAGCCCCGAGAACGCCGGATGCCCGAGCCCGCGACCGCCGAGCATCATGGGGATCGCGCCCTCGTGTGGCTCGAGGTCGTGCGCCGAGACCGAGATACGCGTCCGCTCCATCACGTCCGGCCGCTCGCGCAGGGGCATGACGAAGGGCCCGAGGTGCACGGCTTGTCCGAGCGAGTCGGCGGCGAAGGGCTCGGTCAGCGGGCCCTGGAAGGCGCACTCTGCGACGGCGGCCTCGACGTGCCCGGAG
The window above is part of the Polyangium spumosum genome. Proteins encoded here:
- a CDS encoding AMP-dependent synthetase/ligase, whose protein sequence is MSTPNETIPGRLFKQAERRPDAPAHHVKSGGVYRPKSYRELADEVKRLGKAMIALGQKPGFTTCILGFNKSEWVAFDVATMAVGGAPAGIYTTCSPEEVAYIVHHAESEIVLLEDGGQWAKIEKMLGELPRLKHVVTMRGAPRIDHPMVVSYEAFLDKGNDVSDVDFFARIDALEPQGLATLIYTSGTTGPPKGVMLSHENLAWTADAAQKLVGGNAQDSVLSYLPLSHIAEQMFTIHGCITMGAAAYFAEGIDKVPDNLKEVQPTLFFGVPRIWEKFYAGVQGKLKEAKGAKKALVAWAMDVARDATAERMRGREPRGALGLQYKLAQRLVFSKLKAAIGLSRARTCVSGAAPVSKEILEFFASLDIIVSEVYGQSEDTGPTTFNRTNNTKLGTVGTKLDGVEVKIGEDGEILVKGPNVFLGYYKEQQATADTLVDGWLHSGDLGQFDKDGFLSITGRKKEIIITAGGKNIAPKNIEAALKNHPPIAEAVVIGDRRKFLTALVVIDPAAAGELAGAPGADLAKLREDPSVVAAVQKAVDSVNSTLARVETVKKFHILDRAFTIESGELTPTLKLKRRVVHDHYASEIDRMYEGANDA
- a CDS encoding HAD family hydrolase, coding for MHAVTFDFGQTLVALDTDLTAARLAERSLPFDPQRIEVALPEAWRAYDDAIHRGLGGHPWKVFMRALLEQAAPSPLGEEALADAVDFLWSEQPRKNLWRRPIPGMLELADDLNDAGVPVGIVSNSEGRLAELVAELGWDDRFLVIADSGRLGMDKPDPAIFAWTAARLGKSLDRIVHIGDSLAADVEGALAAGMRAVWFGGDPKRALGEKARVARDASELRRVLADLGVPGVAERAPAPTRASNRPGSRPRST
- a CDS encoding sterol desaturase family protein, with the protein product MAEAPRDLALIRDEKRASIVAQIPAGYSPTFHFVFPGLLGLSVLVASLLGIEALRPIELLAVPITLLAGFGFEWRAHKDILHKRMPLLGVLYERHELSHHVIYTDRDMAMKGPREMWLILMPPYAIVLVFFTLVLPLAVGLTYALGTNVAMLATATSMVFFLSYEWLHLAYHLPDEHPIARIGLVARLREHHRRHHEPRLMKRWNFNVTVPLFDWLHGTTWSPEREARRRERQASRQASRAPS
- a CDS encoding DUF1501 domain-containing protein; the encoded protein is MKRRDFLKGAGLVAATAASGLGVSLWGMRQARAFGEVPKEAAGAMLPPELQAENILEIFLYGGVSQYESFYCVPSLGQASGTQWHAYLNSGHVEAAVAECAFQGPLTEPFAADSLGQAVHLGPFVMPLRERPDVMERTRISVSAHDLEPHEGAIPMMLGGRGLGHPAFSGLGAHVQRYFLERENVAGRAPYSYALMSNGANGLPTDNVRSVVSIGMHPGAARPLAIKVDAAGDLTSLLARGTVGGNRAQYDALMQGYIDRYHERLRWKGQANPLRAPRLGELEAASSSIANAQAISGVLEPQFFTKIGGSNCGDTANTDAMSMNLKLAAHLLKHPTVPARYVCIVDTGLISADGGGGYDTHGENSFTQARNLSHTLRQLLSMVNAPGENNPAKIDLDKTLIVLTTEFGRSPFKQGSQGRNHWPYGFPIVFIGGPVRSTGKGVFGACGEDGRAVVASTPQENRMAALLSLGIWPFAQESFNVSDVPGASTEIDAALLVQQRQLGVVA